ttggtgcCCAGTCATGGTGCCTGATATTCCCCAGAGAAGCCTCAAATTCCAGAACCCTGAACTGGCTTAACTGGGTTTGACAGAAGATGAATGGTATTGGGTTGCCAAACTGCAAATGTGTCAACCTGTCACAGCTGAtaggattaaataaaatgaaagtactACAGGAATACTTGGTGACAGATCTTTAATGTCATCTTtatgtgtaaatgtaaatgaaagatAGCTGCAATGCTATTAAACAGGTGAtgtgttactttattttctttcagttatACTGTGCACACTTAAGTTTtgaattttgtatagatattcaatgtacattttatttttcatttctaataTGAATTATTCTGTTATGTAAAACACGTAGTATTTAaggccaaatataaaataaacactgataGTCTCACTAATAATACCTCACCATTTCTGAAAGTAAAGCTCagcaacatattttgctgtagcGTAGTCATGTGCTTGCAGAATGACAGCCTGATAATGTAGGAAGGTCAGCTTTTAATGAAccgtcagaaaaaaaacagaatgctggtaaaaaaaaaaaaaaaatgcagctgcCCTCCTGCACTGCTCTCAAGATAGAGAGATGTGAACCAGCAGATGAATCTCTCACTGTTACTGCAGCATTTTCTCATTGGTTTTCTGAGCTATTGATTCCTTTATGCTGCAGATCCCCTGGGAGGAGGCAAGCTGTCCTATAAAACAGAGAGCTCTGCAGCATTTTTGAGCTGGTGCAGTGTAAGACAGTGACTGGAGCGGTGGGGTGTGCAGAAAAAGGGGgactgctttttaaaaaaaagggaaaaaaaaaagcaaacagaatgagCTATGATCCATATAGCACCCGCAGGCCCTGGGAGGACTACCGGGCCATCCGGACATCCAAACCGACATCAGTGTATTCAGTCCATCGATCTGTACCCTCTGTTAAGAGGACAATTAGGACCACTTCCCTGTCTTCCCTCCCGGATTATGCTGAGAAGGTAGATTTATCCCAGGTGAGCACACTCAACACAGAGCTGCTTAACCTTAGGGCTAAAGAGAAGGAGCAACTTGTGGACCTCAATGACCGCTTTGCCACCTACATTGAGAAAGTTCATCACTTGGAACAGCAAAACAAAGTCCTTCTTGTTGAACTGGAAGCCCTTCGTCAGCGACAGAATGACCCATCCAGGCTTCACCTCATCTATGAACAGGAAATCCGAAACCTCAGAGCTCTGCTTGATTCTGAGACAAATGAAAAGATGCGAATGGAAGCTGAGAGGGATCACTTGCGAGACGTTTTTACCCAAATGAAAGACAAGTATGAGGAAGAGGTCCGCCTCCGAATGGATGCTGAAGAAACCTTGCAGAAGATCCGTGAAGAAGCAGACAAAGCTGTGCTAGCCAACAGTGACATTGACGGCAGCATCAACTCTCTGGTGGAAGAGATCGCATTCCTCAAGAAGGTCTACAATGAGGAAAGCAATGAGTTGTCAGCACAAATTCAAGCTGCCAATATTACTGTTGACATGGAAGTGGCCAAGCCTGACCTCTCCTTGGCTCTAAAGGAAATCCGCTGCCAGTATGAGAAACTGGCCAACAAAAACATGCAAGCAGCTGAAGACTGGTACCGGACCAAGTTTGCTACAGTAGCTGAAATAGCCAGTAAGAACAATGAAGCCGTCCGGTCCATTAGAGAGGAAACATCGGAGTACAGACGGCTATTGCAGTCCCGGTCTTCAGAAATTGAAGCCCTCAGAAATGTTATAGACTCCCTGAACAAGCAGCTGGAGAGTCTAGAGGATAAGCAGTCCAGAGAAGTAGCAAAATATCAGGTATGTAGTAACGCAAGGTGTGCATTATTTAGAATTTCAGAAGTACATCTCATATTGTTTATGCTGAATACAAAAATCGTATCggtagataataataatacaagaccTTAACTGTGACCTTAACtatttattctaaaaaaaataatacaacagtATTAGTTCTTGATTCTTCATCACAGAACAGTAACAAGGATCTTTACTTTCTCTGACTCCCTGTTTGACCTCAACTTACTTACCTAACCTGTAAATATCTCTTCTTGTAAAGTGTTCAGAGGTGATGCTTACTattgaaatgtgctatagaaaggaAAGGATTGTTTGCTCTTTTCTTAAAATAACACTAAATTTGTACATATAAAACCCCACTCATATATTTATGTAGTGACATTATGAAAACTattctttgattttttctaaatataataaaGCAAGGCTTACAGTCATGCTCACTCATTTACAAGCTTATGACAGCATTTATTTACATAGTTACAtcgtacagtatatattgtacaaTATATAGGACAGGATCACAgagataagtgggttaggaagatggatggatggacattttaagGTATATAGGAACCATGggattgtattatttatatatacacatttactaTCTTTTTAGATTCTATTGTTTTTCTTATACTGCTATaatcatatttatatacagtaaaagtgtGTATAATAGTAAAGAACATAACAGTCAAAGAGACGGtttatttcatatagtgcctttcatagtaaaCACTCTGTAAATAGCTGATATTGTACAGGTAGCACAAatttatttgcataaaaatgtatttccatgCCTCCATTACTAACTAGAAATTTAATATTGGTTAATTTAATGATGTCATTttgaactttaatttaatttgaagttTGCACACTCTTATATGCTTAGAAACTtggaaaactgaaaatatattttaaaaaatcactttttccATGTAATTATATATcatgaataatttatttatatcctTAAATTTCAAATGTGATCTGCATTATGTAATGATAAAGTATATTAACCTAAAAAACTATTGATCAGATGACTACAAATTTTTGAAGCatacaccatttatttatactctctctttatttatctatacccacacacacctacacatatATAGTACATGAAGAGAGATGCAGAATATGGTAAATATTTGAAGAGTAGTTTTTATTATGAACATGCATACAATATTGAAATTATAGTATACTAAACTgagcacaatacaaaataatactgtataaatattgtaCCATATAAAAGGATACATTAATCTGAATTAGtgttttattctttaaatgtATAACTAAATTTGTCCAgaaacttgtgtgtgtgtgtctatatatatatatatatatatatatatatatatatatatatatatatatatatatatatatatatacattatatatcacAAAAATTGCATTGTTTATAGGCTTATACTTGATAATGCTAAAACTGGTGCCAGACAGAAACTTGTAAATTTTTATGTCTAATAACCCTAGAAGTGGttagtttatttattatatcTTAATATATAACATTATTAATGTCTCTTTTGATAACCAAGAatactttattaaattatggtgattatttttatttatgtacattaatttgcttttaaataatTGATGCGCATAAACAATAATTCTACATTTGTATTCTTtataatgaagtatttttattttatacaataaatttcactattgaaaaaaatacttttataattAGCATACAGAGAGGTTAAGTGAGTGCTCAGGGTCACTCAGTAAGTCAGTTGTGGAATGTGATCTTGTGAGCTTCAGCTAGGAAATATTGAAAAGAATGCaatcaataaatagaacaatGTACATACCAATaaatataagtacagtatatagtctGCTGAACAACAAACCAAGAGGGAAATTATTTGtgtcccaagaaaaaaaaatgtataatgaacACATTGTATATAAAATAGGGAAGATAAGAAAAAAGTTCAGACCTCAGATTGTTGGTGCCCCAGAACTGAATacccaatgtttaaaaaaaataaactgggaTAAAAAACAACACTCTTGAACCACAATGTGCTCCTCAGAGTGGTAGTCTGATTAATGACAACGACTTCCTGTTTGGCTCTTCTTCAGTCATCTGAGGCTCGAAGCGATAGTGTTGAAGGCATGGAGGAACTGATTCTACTAGTTCTCTCTGGTTGGATCTCCTTCATTTTAGGGTTTAAAGCAAAGACTTTCCACCCCTTTTCTGTCCATAAAttgaaaagttcaaaatatcACACACCCAAGGGCTtgacacacgtatatatatattagtggtcAAATAGTACAAAATTCCTGGTTCAAAGAAATGTTATGACGCAAACCAGATCATCCCATTTAATTCtttcaacaaaaagaaacaaaaaatgcacgATGACACTGCAAAACGTAAACAAGGGCTGTAGTCTTCAATTTAACTGAATAGTGCTGCTTGGTTGAGCGGATCCAGTCTCTACTCGGAGTTCTGTCCTTTGTCTGGCTTGACTCAAAATGAGATGCCTCCTTTCAGGGCGACTGGCTTTATAGGACTTGGCGTGAAAAcagcagagtcagttgccctcactgggtatcTTCCTGGAGCTGTGAAGGTAGAAACAGGTAACAAAGTTAGTGGAAGTAAGCCCTCATGTTTTGGGGAGCTATTACATACCTCAAATgacaatctatttatctatctataatatagtgcctttcctatctatctatctatctatctatctatctatctatctatctatctatctatctatctatctatctatctatctatctatctatctatctatctatcacagcacATCAATGTTGACTATAGAAAGCACACATCAAGTCTTCTTTTGCACACTACCATTTCTTACCTACCATCTCCTCATCAAAGAATAAAGTATCTGGTTCCATTATATTTGTACACGTACTACTGTATATCCCTCAAGATTTTCCtagtaatttatttgaaaaacatgATACATGCATTAACTAAATGTGTAAATGCTCTACGAAGACCCAAGCACTTGTTGTACCCAGTGAGGTGACTCATATTAAGAGTTCTTATAATATTCTACTTCTAAATGACCCTCTTATTTGTTTCTTCCTATTAGGAAAGAATTAACGAGTTAGAGAAAGATATTAATGATGCGAAACAGGAGATGGCCCGTTACCTGCGAGAGTATCAGGACCTACTGAATGTGAAGATGGCACTGGACATCGAAATAGCTGCATATAGGTAAGTTTCCCAAGTGTGATCACTCGCTAGAACAATTTGGTTTTGAGCAAGTCACACTGTTGACAAGCTTGAGTGTAACTGAAATAATGGAAGTAAATCATCTACCGTAGGAATCTTGAATTACTATATTTTGTTAACTTCTCTTTCATTGTTTGGCATAGTGACAGCATTGTATAACTCACTTGATGGATTCATGCAAGTTATCTTTAGGAGTTCCTTGtaatcatattttacatttatagacTCTATTTGAGCTGCCTTTAAAATCCAACCAAAAATTGCCTAAAACTAATTTTGGTGGTGCCCAGAGCTATTTGCCCTTTCACAtaatttccctttgtttttaTGTAGCATCTTACATAAAGAGCATTGCTTTAAAATTCTTTAGTGTCAAAGTCAAGATGAACTTGATGATTCCAAGATGGACCATTGATTTGGTCATGTGTGTTAAaggtaaataacaaaaacatcagCCAATAGGCAAAACCAGAAAAGTCCATAGAGTAAGCCACTGAAAAACTCAACGCATATTATGTTTACAATATGCATGGCAGAATCTGTTAATCATACTATAAATCAACTAGAACTGAATGATATATTGTATGCACTATGCACTAAAGAGCAGTCATCccattgatgtttttattttttcactttcatcTTAAACCACATAATGATGCTACTCCTCTTTATCTCATTTATCTGTCCATGTACGTGGCACTGCTCAATAAACAAGTGTAAAACCCAAACTGACCTCTAATTCTGCTCCATCTAAACTTTGCATATACCCAACCAGTATGAAGGCTTGACAGTCCCcaaacattttcacaattttGGCTTCATTGATTTCAGGCTTTGGACTGTTGGTGGTCCAATAGCACCAGAAATTACTTGAATAGActgccaatttttttaaaattttgaattatGCAATTACACCACAATAATCTTAACAGGTCCATCTAAAGCATTTTGATGAAAAAGTCCGTCTGTTCTTAGAGGAGGGTAAATGAAATATGTcaagcaaatattttaataattattctaTAATAAAGAGGCAGGAGGCACGCCATGAGCAAGTAGACACATACCTGAAGCGGGAAAATCACCACTTATGTAGAATATCTGCATCAACTTctgatgtaaaacaaaaaaaaatatgattttgtttgttttctttgcagGAAACTTCTGGAAGGCGAAGAGATCAGGCTGAGTTTTTCTTCATTGCCAGCTCTCACTTAAGCAGTAACCAACACAAAAGTCAGTTGCGCCCTTGTTAAACTACTCAACAAGAGGTCCTTTACAAAGTCCCCCTTCTTCTCCACACAAACTCTGAAGGCTAAGAGGAAACTGGGATGAGATAGATTTTCAGTACCTCCATTAAGGGATAGGAATTTCATTTAACTTGGGGCACAATATTCTTTTGGTTTCATTTGGCACTTGAACCTcatgattaaagaaaaaatcgGAGCAGAATTTGAGATGAATGTaattatttggaaaaaatatttatttaatgaggcTGATATTGTCCAGAGTCCTAACTAGCAGAGCTATTTACAACATCATAtagtttaaatatattaaaagagcCATGGGTTATCTATGATAAATTGTTAAACAGTTATATGCTTTCTCCTGAATGTTCATTGTGTCAACAGGACATTGTTCTTCATTTGCCTGTCCTGTTCTCTCCATTAGCATAGAAGTagttaaaacataaagaaaatttacaaaaaaaaaaaattaggagtaCCAGTGGCACAATCATATCTCTTGACATTCTGTTCTGCTTAAATGCCTTGCTAAATAACTGCATTGTGATGTAAAAACCAATGATTTGGACTAGAATtagcaaaaaaacaatttcaaatacaATCAATTCAATATTAAGAAACTCAAAACCgtttaattaaagaatgagtCCACATATGATATAAAATTATCCAAATGACTGTACTGTATGCAACAAAAAGAAATGCTAATGTTTCTGTTATCCTGCCCACCTGTCCATTGGGAGCTTTGCATTTGATTTCACGGTTATAATGCTCATGATGTAGAATTCATAATAATGAAGTcgcacaaaaacaaaaaggcgACTTCTGTGGTATAATTTCAGTGGAACACAAGTATAAGATGGTGCTTTCTTTTGTGCTGATTGTTGATCTGGATGGTGCTTCACATCTGTAAGAATATGTaatgatacaaaaataataataataataaaatgcacccAATATGTCTGATTATATGTATAATATGGCCATGGCCtactaaataaaattaagaatagCATTGATTGCCAACTGTCTTGCTTTCTAAtgttttgtcaattattagttTTTTCTTTGTGATCTAATCCACCCATCTTCTGGTTATGAAGTGCCAAATTATATCATGCCATTCATAGTAAGCACCACCCCTAAACACACCATCTTTGTTGTGTTACTGGATATTTATTTGCTCCATTTGCTTATTTCCAGAGTCTAAGAGAAGACCTTAGACATCACTGATCTTACAAATGAATTCAGTGGTAAGAAGTAAACCTTATTTAGCtggcaaatatttaaaaagataaaatcagtcaatctatccattcattcagGTATTTATTTTCTGATCCATTTATCCAGTTTAGTGttgctgggagcctgtggttgtcCTGGGAGAGTAAAACGTGACGCGggaaccaaccttggacaagATGCCCTTTTACCCGAGATCACTCACACAACTACACTTACTCAAATCTGTTGCAAAAATGCTCTGTCCACAGTatgaaaacaacaatttatttcttttaaagccCTAAATAACACAAGGAATGCTTCAATGGGTTTTAATATGCCCTGTtctttgacagcctcccagccttgactccctaagtcagttcaagtcaagttgtggggcatgcactggtacaatgtgttgccacacccaccaaatgacaaaacaactcgggatcttggttggtaaccccccaggcagacatgcggcccattcccatcctccggaaatgatcagccaggtgttacgtgggcatccccttggcctggtccagccactgaggatcctgtgagttggatcaccctcagggaatcacgccacatggccgtaatgtCATAACAGTGCCATAATTGACCCTCCCTcgcaatgcaggcaatgtgcctcattcgggactcagctcatttgacacaaaaaaccttgtagaaaaaaagtggaaaaaatcttgggaaaggcaattcagagagagtcTGCCTTCCTAGTAAGTTGGTTgtacaatgggtgtcaaaaaatgtggtaaatacaatgcacaaaatagaacacaagtacatggccaatctatcatcggccacctcagaaatgcaatacaatagtacacactactttgttcttgcacagcactcctcacaaagtgcaggcacagagtgtcacaacaactctcaaggcaagaatagattataccactcgcTAAATGCTGAGCTATCACATATATGGGTACAGATTTGTTCACATAcgtcaaaaacaaaaatagtaagtaattaacataaatgatataCGTCAATCAGCTAACTGCAGAACCACAAACAAACTGTAGTAAAAAAGTCAAGACAAGCCTGACACAATCAAGAGtactggagacctcggccaacaagttACAAAATTCAGAATGGAAATCATCAGGGAATCCAAGGGCAGCGTATCCAAAGCTAAATATCATGATAAGCAGGTAtccattttactttgtttaaataatattgGTTTTCTGAGTGTTAATACAAAACTCACAGAGCAAGTCAATACACCAGACAGCCACAAATGTTTGAGTTTTCTTATTTACAGTCCCCTGCAAAACCAAATATAGGAggaagaaaacaggagacagtaTAGTAAGAAGTACCCAGTTAGAAACGTAAAATTAGCTGATCATGTTCAAAGATTACTTAGAATGCTAAGTGCAAGCAATAATATACTGGCAAATTTTGAAATGTCACTTATAGATATATTTCCCTTTATTTATCTTTAAGCAACACAGGATATTCCTCTCCCATTTTATTATAATAGGCtggttcttccagttgagtaaaatGAGACCACAAGCTAGTAAGTAGTGTATCATCTGTCTACATCTTCATAcattttttccatccattttcttaatcagtTTATTCCAGTTTAGGATTGTGAGGGCCTGTTCCACCAGCAACAGGTCCCATCATTGGATGGGGCGTGAGTCCACAGCAGGCAGGGCACTTCACCCACACATTCACATGAGAAAGTCCAATCAATGCAAACTGAACACCTTATGGATGTAGGAGTGAAGTGGAATGCCTACAGAATCTGTGTGTGACTTCTGCTGTATTTAGCAAATACGTTTAACGATGTATAAGACAATTTGTGAAGAGCCACAATAGAATTCCTTTCAATTGAACAGTTCAAATCTGCAATGAAGGTCATGCTGCTTCAAAAGTTAGTCCCACAAGGTGGCTTCAGTAAAACTTGTTCTTTTTCTGACCCTAATGAAATCTTTGCTAAAGTAGGTGCAGTGTCTTTGACAGTTCCCAGTTCAATACAGTGATACCTAATCAGAATTATTTAATGTATGACGTTTACTGGCACAGTGTTTCAAACACATGATTGGACAGGACCACGATGTAAGCACCTTGAAAAACACCTCTACAATTAGATGTACTGTAGCTAGTGTTTTGGTGCTGTGATAAAccagcccggccacagacagacacatgcttttatttatcTTGCTCCAATACACA
This genomic window from Polypterus senegalus isolate Bchr_013 chromosome 4, ASM1683550v1, whole genome shotgun sequence contains:
- the si:dkey-33c12.3 gene encoding neurofilament light polypeptide, with amino-acid sequence MSYDPYSTRRPWEDYRAIRTSKPTSVYSVHRSVPSVKRTIRTTSLSSLPDYAEKVDLSQVSTLNTELLNLRAKEKEQLVDLNDRFATYIEKVHHLEQQNKVLLVELEALRQRQNDPSRLHLIYEQEIRNLRALLDSETNEKMRMEAERDHLRDVFTQMKDKYEEEVRLRMDAEETLQKIREEADKAVLANSDIDGSINSLVEEIAFLKKVYNEESNELSAQIQAANITVDMEVAKPDLSLALKEIRCQYEKLANKNMQAAEDWYRTKFATVAEIASKNNEAVRSIREETSEYRRLLQSRSSEIEALRNVIDSLNKQLESLEDKQSREVAKYQERINELEKDINDAKQEMARYLREYQDLLNVKMALDIEIAAYRKLLEGEEIRLSFSSLPALT